A window of Enoplosus armatus isolate fEnoArm2 chromosome 3, fEnoArm2.hap1, whole genome shotgun sequence contains these coding sequences:
- the LOC139283446 gene encoding lumican, producing the protein MEEVWGLGCGQHLKKRNVADRLHISPAASMALLCCAVLVLCCVFDSASATVIADMDYGGVPLWINRLLGEPSVLSLQGRMDPAWFRANNPQACPQQCDCPIQWPTALYCDHRGLADIPDRLPDRTHYLFLQGNNISSLSSSFLTNITGLRWLILDHNQLQTDTLDQAALQNQTQLCYLFANHNRLTSVPSALPAGLKQLRLAHNQISSIGPGAFQNLHNLTLLLLQGNKLQTITEGDLKGLVSLNLLHLSGNMFSSVPRHLPPSVQQLYLSNNSLSGLDEDSFVGFLNLKYLRLSHCGLQSRGVHPHVFNFSSLVELDLSYNKLTTIPTVPTTLQYFYLEANEIQSFNVTSFCREVGPLSYSRMKILRLDGNKMSYQQLPPDWVFCLRVLQSIYI; encoded by the exons GATTACATATCTCCCCGGCTGCCTCCATGGCTCTCCTGTGCTGTGCCGTGttggtgctgtgctgtgtttttgacTCTGCCTCAGCCACTGTCATAGCTGACATGGACTATGGAGGTGTGCCTCTGTGGATTAATCGCCTGCTAGGTGAGCCCAGCGTGCTGAGCCTGCAGGGACGGATGGACCCGGCCTGGTTCCGAGCCAACAACCCTCAGGCGTGCCCTCAACAGTGCGACTGCCCCATCCAGTGGCCCACGGCGCTCTACTGTGACCACAGAGGCCTGGCAGACATCCCTGACCGCCTGCCGGACAGAACTCACTACCTGTTTCTACAG GGCAACAACATCTCgtccctgtcctcctcttttctGACCAACATTACTGGTCTACGCTGGCTCATCCTGGACCACAACCAGCTGCAGACCGACACACTGGACCAGGCTGCCCTGCAGAACCAGACCCAGCTTTGCTACCTTTTTGCCAACCACAACCGCCTGACTTCAGTCCCCAGCGCTCTACCAGCTGGACTCAAGCAGCTGCGACTGGCCCACAACCAAATCAGCAGCATCGGCCCTGGAGCTTTCCAGAACCTGCACAACctgacactgctgctgctgcagggaaaCAAACTGCAAACCATCACAGAGGGAGACCTCAAAG GTCTGGTGAGTCTGAACCTGCTACACCTCAGTGGGAATATGTTCTCGTCCGTCCCCAGACATTTACCCCCATCCGTCCAGCAGCTCTACCTGTCCAATAACAGTCTCTCTGGGCTGGATGAAGACAGTTTTGTGGGATTTCTCAACCTTAAGTACCTTCGTCTAAGTCACTGTGGTCTGCAGAGCCGCGGCGTCCACCCGCATGTCTTCAACTTCTCCAGCTTGGTGGAACTGGACCTGTCTTATAACAAACTTACAACCATTCCCACAGTCCCCACCACCCTGCAGTACTTCTACCTGGAGGCCAATGAAATACAAA GCTTCAACGTGACTAGTTTCTGCAGAGAGGTGGGGCCTCTGTCCTACTCCAGGATGAAGATACTACGACTGGACGGAAACAAGATGTCCTACCAACAACTGCCCCCTGATTGGGTCTTCTGTCTGCGAGTGCTTCAAAGTATTTACATCTGA